One genomic segment of Oceanotoga teriensis includes these proteins:
- a CDS encoding ABC transporter substrate-binding protein, whose amino-acid sequence MKKGILSLLVILMVIFAYSTEIIVWHGITDPKGKAVLDKLVKDFEEENPGITVRLQASIGNNDGDDTKLIASVAAQQVPDVYYIDRFVIAQRAYNKVVQPIDVQLEKAGYDVKKIKNEFFDFAIAECEFNGALYGLPFETDTRVMFYNKDLIKAAGGDPEKPPRTVKEVEELANKITKKIGRRVVQIGFIPWAYQGWPYTYGWAFGGEFYDVNTKKFIFAEDENVIKSFEWQKEYAKNHDKNSLDAFISMNAGDLNPFKANRMGMMVDGNWSLRGIQDLGINYGIAPVPGTDPNHISTWAGGHGWVIPKKANHPLEAAKFIYFMSTKGQIEYAVDRGYLPTIKEAVPKLIEKDPSLKPFTDVLPYAKSRPAVPIGSLAWDELTKARDQILDGADVRETLKHAQKVLNDEMEKIEKELSK is encoded by the coding sequence ATGAAAAAGGGGATACTCTCATTATTAGTAATTTTAATGGTAATATTTGCCTACTCAACAGAAATAATAGTATGGCATGGAATTACTGATCCAAAGGGAAAAGCTGTATTGGATAAACTTGTTAAAGACTTTGAAGAAGAAAATCCTGGAATAACAGTAAGATTACAGGCATCAATTGGGAACAATGATGGAGATGACACAAAATTAATAGCTTCAGTTGCTGCACAACAGGTACCTGATGTATATTATATAGACAGATTCGTAATAGCTCAAAGAGCTTATAACAAAGTTGTACAACCAATAGATGTACAATTAGAAAAAGCTGGATATGATGTAAAAAAAATCAAAAATGAATTTTTTGATTTTGCAATAGCGGAATGTGAATTTAATGGAGCATTATATGGACTTCCATTTGAAACAGATACAAGAGTAATGTTCTACAACAAAGACTTAATAAAAGCTGCAGGTGGAGATCCAGAAAAACCACCAAGAACAGTAAAAGAAGTTGAAGAACTTGCAAACAAAATAACTAAAAAAATTGGAAGAAGAGTAGTACAAATAGGATTCATACCATGGGCATATCAAGGTTGGCCATATACATATGGATGGGCTTTTGGTGGAGAATTTTATGATGTAAACACAAAAAAATTCATATTTGCAGAAGATGAAAATGTAATAAAATCATTTGAATGGCAAAAAGAATATGCAAAAAACCATGACAAAAATAGCTTAGATGCTTTTATATCGATGAATGCTGGAGACTTAAATCCATTCAAAGCAAACAGAATGGGAATGATGGTAGATGGAAACTGGTCATTAAGAGGAATACAAGATCTTGGTATAAACTATGGAATAGCACCAGTCCCTGGAACAGATCCAAATCATATATCAACATGGGCAGGTGGACATGGTTGGGTAATACCTAAAAAAGCAAATCATCCATTAGAAGCTGCAAAATTCATATACTTCATGTCAACAAAAGGACAAATAGAATATGCAGTAGACAGAGGATACTTACCAACAATAAAAGAAGCTGTACCAAAATTAATAGAAAAAGATCCATCATTAAAACCATTCACAGATGTACTTCCATATGCAAAATCAAGACCAGCAGTACCAATTGGATCACTTGCATGGGATGAATTAACAAAAGCAAGAGATCAAATATTAGATGGTGCAGATGTAAGAGAAACATTAAAACATGCACAAAAAGTATTAAATGATGAAATGGAAAAAATAGAAAAAGAGCTCTCTAAATGA
- a CDS encoding carbohydrate ABC transporter permease yields the protein MKSRTRTNTIGLLFALPWLIGFLVFVLYPICASLFYSFTEYHITDTPKFVGFSNYIKMFQDNIFLKSITNTLFYTIFLVPVGLIVGIGLAILLVQPFKEVATYRALTYFPSIVPGYAFAVISLFFFHPYLGFVNNLLAQFGIEGPLWLNDPNWVKPTIILLSQWGAGGTALIMMAALKDIPKELYEAASIDGASRWKQFWKITLPLITPSILFYLITATFGALQIFDLPMLMTKGGPNNASLTYSMYLYKQAFSYMNMGYASAMAWIMFLIAIVFTLIYFGTSKKWVNYFG from the coding sequence ATGAAAAGCCGTACAAGAACAAATACAATAGGACTGTTATTTGCATTACCATGGCTCATAGGATTCTTAGTATTTGTACTATATCCTATATGTGCATCTTTATTCTACTCATTCACAGAGTATCATATAACAGACACACCTAAATTTGTAGGATTTTCAAACTACATAAAAATGTTTCAGGATAATATATTTTTAAAATCAATAACGAACACGTTATTCTATACAATATTTCTTGTACCAGTGGGTTTAATTGTGGGAATAGGTCTTGCAATTCTCTTAGTACAGCCATTCAAAGAAGTTGCAACATACAGGGCATTAACATATTTTCCAAGTATAGTGCCTGGATATGCATTTGCTGTAATATCATTATTTTTCTTTCATCCATATCTTGGATTTGTAAACAATCTATTGGCACAATTCGGAATAGAAGGACCATTATGGTTAAATGATCCAAATTGGGTAAAACCTACAATAATACTACTATCTCAATGGGGTGCTGGTGGAACTGCATTAATAATGATGGCTGCACTAAAAGACATACCAAAAGAACTATATGAAGCTGCATCAATAGATGGAGCTTCGAGATGGAAACAATTTTGGAAAATAACATTACCTTTAATAACACCAAGTATTCTATTCTATTTAATAACAGCAACATTTGGAGCATTACAAATATTCGATCTTCCTATGCTTATGACAAAAGGTGGTCCAAATAATGCATCATTAACATATTCAATGTACCTCTATAAACAAGCTTTCTCATACATGAACATGGGATATGCATCAGCAATGGCTTGGATAATGTTCCTAATAGCAATAGTATTTACATTAATATACTTTGGAACATCAAAAAAATGGGTAAATTATTTTGGATAA
- a CDS encoding carbohydrate ABC transporter permease produces MKAKTKEKTRINIMRIITILVCIIYALPLIWMVTTSLKTDAEIMAFPPQWLPDKPIWDNYVQATNYFPFWKYFGNSIIITFGCVIGSLISCPMIAYSFSKINWWGKNIFFYMMLGTMMLPMVVTMIPTFVIFSKLGWINTYLPLIIPAFTGTPAFIFLLRQFFKTVPNALLEAARIDGASEFTIFRKIMLPLSKPILFLIALQQFVGSWNNYFMPLIYLNDENLFPLALGLPLFQGKYETHWNWSMAASTISLIPTLIFFLIAQKYLIEGIKIQGMKG; encoded by the coding sequence ATGAAAGCCAAAACAAAAGAAAAAACAAGAATAAATATAATGAGAATAATAACCATATTAGTATGTATAATATATGCATTACCATTAATATGGATGGTAACAACATCTTTAAAAACAGATGCCGAAATAATGGCATTTCCCCCACAATGGTTACCAGATAAACCAATATGGGACAATTATGTTCAGGCTACAAATTACTTTCCATTTTGGAAATATTTTGGTAACAGTATTATAATAACATTTGGATGTGTTATAGGATCATTAATAAGTTGTCCCATGATAGCCTATAGTTTCTCAAAAATAAACTGGTGGGGCAAAAATATATTCTTTTACATGATGCTTGGAACCATGATGCTACCAATGGTAGTGACAATGATACCAACATTCGTTATATTCAGTAAACTTGGTTGGATAAACACGTATTTACCATTAATAATACCCGCATTCACAGGAACACCAGCCTTCATATTCTTGTTAAGACAATTCTTTAAAACCGTGCCAAATGCTTTATTAGAAGCGGCAAGAATAGATGGTGCAAGTGAATTTACAATATTCAGAAAAATAATGTTACCATTATCTAAACCAATATTATTTCTTATAGCATTGCAACAATTTGTCGGATCATGGAATAACTATTTTATGCCATTAATATACTTAAACGATGAAAATTTATTCCCGCTTGCACTTGGATTACCATTATTTCAAGGAAAATATGAAACGCATTGGAACTGGTCTATGGCAGCATCTACAATATCACTGATACCGACACTAATATTCTTCCTAATAGCACAAAAATACCTAATAGAAGGAATAAAAATACAAGGTATGAAAGGATAG